The following proteins come from a genomic window of Streptomyces sp. Sge12:
- a CDS encoding TDT family transporter encodes MATTLVRPRTHLTPAVRAHKAPALRHLGPNWYACVMGTAIVANAGASLPYQLPGQRVACQLVWALSAAVLAVLLTARAGHWLHHRDQARAHLLDPAVAPFYGCLSMALLAVGGGTLIVGKDLIGTGAAVAVDAVLFTAGTAIGLAMAVAVPYLMVVRHKVEPGQATPVWLLPLVAPMVSAALGPLLIPHLPAGQPRETLLLACYAMFGISLLATLLMLPLILGRLIVRGPLPLALTPTLFLVLGPLGQSTTAVNQLADVAPQSIDGAYAGALGAFAVVYGVPVMGFALLWLALAVAMLVRAARGGMGFAMTWWALTFPVGTCVTGAAGLAHHTGLTVFAWLAAALFLGLLTAWLLAATHTLRGLFTGALLPR; translated from the coding sequence ATGGCCACCACCCTCGTGCGACCCCGCACCCACCTCACCCCCGCGGTCCGGGCCCACAAGGCTCCCGCCCTGCGGCACCTCGGCCCCAACTGGTACGCCTGCGTCATGGGCACGGCGATCGTCGCCAACGCCGGCGCGAGCCTCCCGTACCAGCTCCCCGGCCAGCGCGTGGCCTGCCAGCTCGTCTGGGCGCTGTCCGCCGCCGTCCTCGCCGTGCTGCTCACGGCCCGCGCCGGGCACTGGCTCCACCACCGCGACCAGGCCCGCGCCCACCTCCTGGACCCGGCCGTCGCCCCGTTCTACGGGTGCCTCTCGATGGCACTGCTCGCCGTCGGCGGCGGCACCCTCATCGTCGGCAAGGACCTGATCGGGACCGGCGCCGCGGTCGCCGTGGACGCCGTGCTGTTCACCGCCGGTACCGCGATCGGCCTGGCCATGGCCGTGGCCGTGCCCTACCTGATGGTCGTACGGCACAAGGTGGAGCCGGGGCAGGCCACTCCCGTCTGGCTGCTCCCGCTGGTCGCGCCCATGGTCTCCGCCGCACTGGGACCGCTGCTGATACCCCACCTGCCCGCCGGTCAGCCCCGCGAGACCCTGCTGCTGGCCTGCTACGCCATGTTCGGCATCAGCCTGCTCGCGACCCTGCTGATGCTCCCCCTGATCCTCGGGCGGCTGATCGTGCGCGGTCCCCTCCCCCTGGCCCTGACCCCCACCCTGTTCCTGGTCCTCGGCCCCCTCGGCCAGTCGACCACCGCCGTCAACCAGCTCGCCGATGTCGCCCCCCAGTCGATCGACGGCGCGTACGCGGGCGCCCTGGGGGCTTTCGCCGTGGTCTACGGGGTCCCCGTAATGGGCTTCGCCCTGCTGTGGCTGGCTCTGGCCGTAGCCATGCTGGTCCGGGCGGCCCGGGGCGGCATGGGCTTCGCGATGACCTGGTGGGCCCTGACCTTCCCCGTCGGCACCTGCGTCACGGGCGCCGCCGGCCTGGCCCACCACACCGGCCTGACCGTCTTCGCCTGGCTCGCCGCCGCCCTCTTCCTCGGCCTGCTG